The Pan paniscus chromosome 2, NHGRI_mPanPan1-v2.0_pri, whole genome shotgun sequence genome contains the following window.
AATcaagcagaaaatcaaatacacaCTTTCTGCTATTTATTCTTAGGtcactttatttctcatttaaaacataattcttGCCTTTTGGTTTGTGTTAGGAGGATAATACTGTGAGACTATCATGGATTTGAGATCCAGGCAATTCTGAATTTTAAACAGACTTGCAATTAGTGGATTCGTAGTCTTGGGGAAATGAGCATTGGTGAAATTTGGTTTTATCATATGAAGAATAAGGTTTATAAtataatactttatttacagaGGGTAGTTGACTAAAAAGCTGCtgttttattgaataaaaattaatgcCTCTGAAAATTCCTGCCCACTTGCAGTATGTTCACACCCTAATTCAAGAAAGCAGTTCAGGTTTACAATTACATTAAGCTTATCATGACTCCTCAGTTTTCAGAGTCTCTCTCAAAAAGCTTAGGATGCATTTCCAGCAGATTTTCATGAACTGCTTCTGGGGGACACTGGAGGTGCTTTTATCATAAAACATTAATTCAGCTCAGCTACTCTTCTACTTTCCGGTGATTTCTTGAATTTCTGGAGCTCTGCAGGGTGGGGATCTTCtgtatttcctttctttgctAACTATGCTACCTAAATATAACTAGTCTCATCTGTCCTCTTGACCCATTCTCAAGGTTGAGAATCCTTATGACAAGAGAACTCTTGGGTCCCCTTCCCTGACATCTCAGACTTCCAAGTGGCTATGCAGGTGGGGCCTTCACTAGACCCAGTACCACATGTGTAACCAAAGTGTCTCTACGTCTTCCAGCCTCCTGTTTGTTTCAATGTACAAATAATCATAACCCAAGCCCCAACCCCATATAACTGCAAGAAGTCTGGTCCCTTTCCTAAGCAATTCTGAGAATCTCGGGGTTCCCCAAACCTTATTCTTGGCTGCCCCCTTGTCATCTCTAGCTCCGTCACTGCTCTTGGATTCTCCATCATTTTAGAAATTGTCATGCTGGCAGTTCTTTCCAGTATCCTTTCCGCCAAACTTTGGCAAAAGACCCTTCTTTTCAAGTGCTCTAAAGCACTGGCAATGTGAGCTCATTGTGCTTAACAGACTTTACAAAGAAATGAGCATATTAGAGAGGCACGTGAACACTAATCAACAGAATGAGAATTTAGTGTTAGATATCATGGCTATGAGCATCCATTAACCATCACTTCAGAGACAACACTGCTGGATTCACTTCTCAGCCTCAGTCACACAAAATAGTGCTAGGATTTATATTCTTCCTCTGGATCAGGGTTCTCTATTTGGTGCCCTCCTGCGCCAAGTTCAAGACATCTACACTCATACCACAGCCCATGCCAGAGAAAGCGAAAATGTAATAAGCATATATGCATCACTCTGTCAACTTTTCCTTTGTGATTCTGCATTGTTACTTTTTCTGTCCCCTTTGTATCATTCCCACCAATATATAAACAGACTGTATTGTTTATACCTTTAAAAAACCAACCATCTCCTTAAAACTAGATtgccagccgggcgtggtggctcacgcctgtaatctcagcactttgggaggccgaggcaggcagatcaccaggtcaagagattgagataatcctggccaacatagtaaaactctgtctccattaaaaatacaaaaatttgctgggcatggcgtcatgcgcctgtagtcccagctacttgggaggctgaggcaggagaatcacttgaacccgggaggtggaggttgcagtgagccaagatcacaccactgcactccaacatggtgacagagcaagactccgtctcaaaaaaacaaaaacaaaaataaacaaaacaacaacaacaaaactagatTGCCTTACAGCTACCTCTTCATTGCTCTTTTCTCTTTTACAAGAAAACTTGAAAGTTCCCTCTATATTCTGTCCATATTTGCtggcttttcttcctcttttcctcttctttcttgaaCCTACTCTATTCCATATGTCCTCACTAATACACTGACTCTACTCTTGTCAAGGTTACCATGATCAAATCTCGGTTTCAGCTTGCTGAGTCCCTCTGCAGCATTTGACACCCTGACACTCTCTACTTGAAACACTTGATTCTCTGGGCTCTGAGCCACCTCcctctttggttttcttcttctcttacCAGCAGCCCCTTCTCCTTTGCTGGTTTCTGAATCTTAAACATCACAGTTCCCAGGGCCTCATTCCATAAATAATGTCATCCTCTCTCATGGCTTTAAACATTTACACACTTACGGAGCCCAAGCTTACATCTTTGCCTATTCAGAGTAACAACTATGAAGCAAATCAGGTTAGCAATTACCAAAACCAACTTCTGATAGATCCCAAAGCTTGTCCTTTCCCATCTCTGGCAACTTCTCAGGCccttaaaatagatttatttcgTTTTGTAAAAAAgtctttcaattttatttggaTGTTGGAATCCTGCACTTGTATTCTAGAACTTGGGAACTGAAAAGAACAATAGAAATCAACTAgtttaatctcattttttaagTAAGACAATCTAAACTTAGAGAATTTAAGTCCAAGGTGATCAGGTAGaagtagtgatttttttttttttttttttttttttgagacggagtctcgctctgactcccaggttggagtgcagtggtgcaattccgGCTCACTgccttctctgcctcctgggttcatgccagattattttttaatttgaatttagtTATTTAAATGGACTTTGATCACAAACTACTtgaggaattttttaaataaaagacctaataaataataaatataaatataaatgtaaaaaataggaactagaaaaaatataaatgtggccaggcacagtggctcacgcctataatcccagcactttgggaggccgaggtgggcagataatgaggtcagaaaatcgagactatcctggctaacacggtgaaaccccgtctctactaaaaatacaaaaaattagctgggtgtggtggcgggcacctgtagtcccagctactcgggaggctgaggcagcagaatgacgtgaatctgggaggcggagcttgcagtgagccgagattgctccactgcactccagcctgggtgacagagagagactctgtctcaaaaaaaaaaaaaaaaaaaagaaatacatgtatatatatatgaaagcacAAAGCACCATAGTAAtagatataattaatatatttttcttaattttggagTGTCAGTAAATGTACTTACTGGTTAGAGAATTATTTCAGGCATGTTCAGAACAATGGAGAGTCTGGTCTGGCTGAAAACTCAGAGGTACACTAGCCTCTCAGATATGAGttcaattattaatttatttttaaaagtaattaatcaTCCACATAAAATACTGCCAAACATTTGCTCCTGAGGTTTATTACACATTTACAACAGGCTGGAGCTATTTGGCATTgccaagaatatatttttaaatttgtttgttagGCAATTGCTCCTGAATAATAGTTTATTTGAGATGATTAATCATTTGAGATGGGCCTGTAGACACAGGACACTGCATTATAAATCACATCTTATTTTCATTCATAGGGAATAAAACAATACTCATTTTTTGGACATGATTTATCATTTGCAAGTTGGATCTGCCATCTATGTGGGCTAGGAAAATGGATGGATTGTCTTATTAAAAATTCTTCAGTTTTTGCTATTATATTATTGGCATGGAGAAAAATCATGAGCAGGGACTACTTGATATCCCAATATTAAGCTGTATTGAATTACTGGATGGAAAAAAGGTTACAGATGAGTTCCTTTGTTATCAGATGAGTGAAGTGTTTGCCCATATCTGGGCTTTTCAAGCCATTTCATACAGGTATCATTTgaactgttatttttttaatacctACATACTATTTACATATACTGTGTCTTTTTTCAGTGGCATAGAGAGTAATACAGGTGTTATGCCTTGAGAtaagagtccttttttttttcttttgatgaaaTTCCCTCCAGCTCTCAGTGACATGTAATCTCAAAGTTAAAGCAGTCGGTACTATTTTATGAAATGCGACTCTCACCACCTGATAAGTTCCTCAGTTCCCAGACTGCCATTGTGAAATCTGGTCACTAGGGCCATCATCAATGGTAGGATGACATTGGTAGAATGACAGTCTAGTGACAATGGTAGGATGTATACTGTAATCCTAATAGCATTACGCACGTGAGGCTGGAAGGAACTTTAATCAGCAAGCAAGAGCAAATAGCTGTGTATTCTTGTCAGTTCTCTtgacctgggggtgggggagtcaTAAAACTGTAGTCCCTGTATAGTCTCTAGACTGTTTCCCCACAGCCTTTGAATTGTATCACCCACTGAATAACTTCCTCATGATGTGGACTGAGCACGGGGCTTTACAACTAAACTTGCTGTACAATCCTAGCACTGCCAGTTACTGACTGTGTATCTGTGGACAATGTCATTAACCTCTATGAGCTGCAAATACCTTATATGCACAATAGGGATAAAAATATGCATCTCATATGATTGTCCTGAGGGTTGAATGAGCACTTGCATAGAGAAAAGGTTTCACAACTGGTAGTTGTTGCTGATAGTTGAGATCAGCCTAGGGAAAATAAATTAATCTATCTGAATCTCAGGGTTCTCCCCTGTAAAGCAGGGAAGAATACTACTACTTTTGGAGAATTTTCTTTGTGAGTTTTTGATACAATGTATGTAAAACACCTAACTCACCATCTGGACATAATAGGTGATCAATCATTTTATTGCATCTGCTAACCTCAGTCTGTAATACTCAGAAAACATGGTTTTAAGAGACTGTTTGGACTGATATTCTGGGTGAGTAAAGAGGCAGTACATTGTACAATAAAGAGCATGGATTACCTGGGTTCTAATTCTAACTCTGCTATTTATTAGTCGTAATCTTGAGCAAGTCatataacctctctgtgcctcagatttCTTATCTGCATAAGGAGGATGATATAGTACCTATGTTGGaattgagagaattaaatgaacAAACATAGGAAATATACTCGATGTAGCACCTAATATACAGTTACTATTGAATAAGTATTTGCTATCATGATTCCCTGTAAGAAGATCcaaaaaccaactttttaaaTTCACACGgaacacagatacacatacacacatgcatgcacgtgTTCACTCACTTGCACAAGAACACACCTACTGTGGTTGGCTGGGGGTAACCAAGAATAGGCAATAGTTCACTTAATATTGAATTTAGCTGAGAAGTCAGTTATGAATTATGTGAAAAGTGGAATCTAATAaggtaaattatttttccttgttaTAGGGTTGATGAGTATTATATTGAAGACACACCAATTTATGGTAACTTAGATGATATGATTTCAGGTAAGTTTtccataaattaaatttataaataagtaaGTCCCAGTTGgtttcacaaaataatttaagtggcgctttaaaaaaatcaaatcacacTTAGCTATCCCAGTGATAACCATCAATTCAAGAACTTTTAGTACATTAATTAGGCTACATTTCCAAAGCTGCATATTGTAAGTTGTATTACAATAGCCACTCTAAATCAACATCCTGTTTTTCTATATTCTCTTCATTTCACTCTAGTAGTAATGAGAATACAGGAAGACTATTACCATGAATTTCGACACACACCGAATTCTATGAAATAAAGCTATTTCTAGGACAGAAAGTGGTCCACAGAAACAGTGCTTTGTGCTCAATATACAAAAGCAAATGTACAGTGAATAGCATGGAACGATGAACAGTTTCTTTggtttctcatattttaaatagagaatgTAGGGCTGGATTGATGGCAGGTGGGAGAAAGAGGAACTAAATTGTTGCtgagtggtttatatatttattttgttcttatgtAATAAGTGCTCTTCAGTTCCCAGCATCCCTTATCACTTGTGTCATCCCAGACACCTAAAAATGAAACATCCCTAAATTTCTCCAAACAGATAACCTTGGTCTGATCCTAGAGTTCTGATGATAGAAGCTACCACCCTTTCCCTGCAAGTACTCATTCAATACATCAGAGGAGACTTGGGGGTTAAATGCTGTTGAACTCCAAGTTTTGAACACAGAGACATCCAGTAATGTaggaaatttatctaaaaatctatatattaaaACAGTATGGAATCATCTTAAAGTTAGAAATGTGGGAATTTTCTTTTGCGTGAttcaagaatttatttttatctttcctttcaTTGTAGAGTGTCCTCTAATGCTCTAAggaatcaaaaattattttttggaaatatattattcaaaataatttgtcCCCATTTCACTTTGGAGAATCATGTTAGTCACCTATAATACTCAACTACTCAAATTCTTATGTATTCTGATGGCTCCAAACCCATTATACCTGCTACTTCCATACTTAAGTGAGCCCAGGTGCCGCTTGCACACATTCTGATTTAGCAGGTCCAGGCTAAGGCTTAGAGATCTGCTACTTAacatcccaggtgattctgatgcagattTTCCATGGACCATGATTTGAGAAACACCACTCTACATACCCTTTCTCTGTGTTGCTTTTCAGAAAGAGCTCAATGATTATTAAGTCGCTTTTCttatagtaaatatatctttctctctctgaggGTCAAACTGGTACAATCCACACTTCTGTCAGGTTACTGGCCATCCTATGAGTCACTACttcactttcttcttccttttaaatgGACATATCTGGGGGAAGAAAGGTATGGATGATTCAAAAGGCATGTCCCCATAGGATGAAATGAGTACAGATCTGCTGGCTGCTGGACACTGTACAAAAGCCCCAAATACTAAGGACCAGCATTGTGCAGCCCCAGACCCTTAGGCAGTCTGGCTGAGATGTCCACCACTGATTGATGGGACAAAAGTCATAATATAAAccctctttttcaaaattaagatGTGGGACTTAAAATGTCCCTGAGCAAAACTCCTTACTCAAAGAACAAATTTCAAAATTGTAATCACTGATGTATGTGCACTGTGCTTTGTGGCACCATGCACCATTTGCAGTCTATCTTAAATAAAGAATACTGGCAATCCCTTAACTTGTGAGATCTCTATAACATCCAAATGGTAGCTTAAGACTGTCATGTCCTGCAGTGGTACAAGAAAATTCATATGATCTAGTTCTTATTCCaaggatttatttttatcttactaaCCTTTAGCTCAAGAGACTTCACCGCCTGATCTGCAGGTAACAGTTTGGGCTTCCTTACCTCTTTCTATCTCCACCAAAAAGACTAGTTAAGTAATTCTTGGGCAGTTTATATTTACAGCCAAATGTTGTTTGGATCATGTATTTTTAATCAtactagtatttttaaattttctattgtgAATCACAATCTTTTTAATTCCCAAGAACCAATGGATGAAAATTGCTATGAACAAATGAAAGCCCGACCAGAGAAATCTGTAAATAAGATGCAGGAAGCCACCCCATCTGCACAGGtgagttttgttttctgtttccacaTTTGCACATTTCAAGGGCATAAGAGTAGTACATTATGATACACATCTGAAATAGCCTGTTAGAAATTTTGCAATCAATCAGATGTCAAGTTCTGGGACATGAGCTCTAACTCAGGGTCATGTAAACAGAACTCAAACCATATTCAAAGAGTCAAAATTGTACACAATCACAAAGGCAATAGATTTTAAGGGAATAATGGAATTCTTCCTAAGTAATCTATTaagctttttctttctgattgaaaatTTTGTGTATATCACAGAGATAATATAATATAGAAGGTGACACATGGATAATGCTCACAAGACCTAAATGTCAGGAATTCAAAATACAGAGCTGGGGTAGGGAGAGGGAGACCTTTAGTTATAAGATAAATTAGCTAGATACAAAACATCATATCCCTATTTTAAAAGGCAGATGACTTTCAATTTTAATACAAGTCCTGTGGCTGTGGTCTTATGGCAAGAGATTGCAAAATATACACACAGTTTATGTGGAGGTAAGCAGGACAAAAACCTAAggagaaacataaaaatacaggAAGAAATGGATAGTTTCTCTTTTTCCTACCACAATCTGTTCAACCTCTTCAGTTTTAGTTCTAACTTTATTAAAAGCCATTAGAAATTTTTAGCCTACATGCTCCTGAAATGCTATACATTtcaattaaaatagtttttcttctcctctcaGATCCTGTCTTGTTACTGCCTAGAAATGGTAATAGAGCCAGCATTTCCTAAGCAATTGTTACGTGTTGGTCTTGTACTATGTGCTTTATGTGCATTATCTCCTTAGATTCCTATGAGGGAGGCAGcactatcattcccattttacaaatgctcACAAAGGATGAAAACTTGCCCTAGAACACTTAGGTACTAAGTAAGTAGACAGAATCCAAACTTAGTCCTATCTTACAGAACATTCTCTTTCCTAAAATGGCTCACATCTTGAAAATTTCCCAGTGAGGTagaattttactctttttctttagaTAAATCCCCTAAGAAAtcaaacttttaaacttttttttttgagacagagttttgctctttgtcgcccaggctggagtgcaatggcacaatctccactcactgcaacctctgcctgccgggttcaagcgattctcctacctcagcctcccaagtagctgggattacaggtgcctgccaccatgcccagctaatttttgtatttttagtagaggcggggtttcaccatgttggttaggctggtcgcaaactcccgaccgcagtgatccacccacctcggcctcccaaagtgctggaattacaggcgtgagccatcgtgcccagctgaATATTTTTTAACTAAGAAACCAAGATGTAATAGGATTTGGGAAAAATATACTCACCAAATCTGCCATATAATGTTtagttaattataaaatatattttagataaacaTATGGAAAACCTGCATGATATAATATGATTTGCTAAATCCatgataataaaaagaaaacctctcAAAGAAGGTTAAAATACATTATCTGAAGTGTAGAGATTCACAGCACTTTAGTTGTAAAAGTACTGAGAATTCTGAATAGAAGTTACTATTTAATACACATGATTTGTACAGGGTAGCTTTATTTGACCTGCATCTGGCTTTCACTCAAGTGAAAATTATGCAAAGccttaaaatgtctttaaaagccTGCTCTTTTATAAATTGTGTATTTAAAGGTACTTCTAAGAAAATTAGTCTTTTCTATTATACTATTCTCATAAATTTAGTTTCACAAATTAGAGGTAATATCTTCGTATTTGCTCAATTTTATTTCACTACAGTGATTATTATCATAAAAAAACACTACCTAGTTTGCTACTACAATACCTACTTTGTTACTTTGGTCAACCACGAAAGCATAAGGAACTAGGATATTATGCATAAAGCTTGATAGACAAAGTGTTTCTTCGttggaaaaaatgtaaataggctCCTTGGCCTTTGAAAATGATGTGTACAGTTCAGAAATTGTAATTTTAGTATCTCAGTCTTCTATTAACTAGGAAGAGTTAATCAGAAAGCCTAGTAATAAAGTGAGTTCACAAGAGTCCCCAAATcccaaaacatttgaaaaatacaagTGTGAGCTTGCTCCTCTTCTCTTCATATCCAAATCTCTAATCAATCTTTTCCTCCTATGTCAGAAGCATCCTGTCTCCTTTCCAAAGCCAATGCTCTTATTCATGATCTTGACCCTTTCGCCTAATTATTTCAGGATCTTGTACTTTCAATTATTGAACTTTTCTcaagtttccatttttttaatgacTCATTAATATTTGCCTACCAATATGTGAAAATCCctccaatattaaaaaaaaaaaacaccttactTGAACTGTTTTTCCTTCTAATTTCTAAACTGATTCTTAGCTTCTTCCTctattgttttgatttctttgtaTAGATACACATTCATTTCCCTGGCTATGTGTTTTCCACCCATGCACTTAACTAACACTGCAGTGTGGAAGTCTCCAGTGACTATTAAACATACAATTTGTGGTCCTTTCTTAGGACTCACATTCTTTAACTCTGCAGCACTTGATAAAGTTGACCAAGTGTTGACCACACATGCATTATTTGGAATGCCTTCagttataaatgaagaaaacaggttgagattaaattagaaataacttGACAACAGTATATGGCAGTGGGAAGAAACTAGAGCATGGATCCAGTTAGGCAGCTATTACAATTTTTCCAGAAATGaggattttaagaataaaaagctagacacaacaacaacaacaacaaaaaaaaaaaaccacacagccaggtgtggtggctcacgcctataatcccagcactttgggaggccaaggcgggcagatcacctgagatcaagtgttcaagaccagcctggccaacgtggcgaaactccgtctctactaaaaatacaaaaattagccaggcgtggtggtgggcaccgataatcccagctacttgggaggctgaggcaggagaatcgcttgaacctgggaggcagaggttgcagtgagctgagatcgcaccactgcactccagcctgggtgacaagagcgaaagtccatctcaaaaaacacacgcgcacgcgcacacacacacacacacacacacacacacacacacacagcagaggGTATAAATAGAACCATCTTTTCTATCTGGCagagaatataaaatgtttcACTATTAACATGAAAACAAGTGCCAACGGGGAGATGCTTACTTATGCATTAGAAATGTTGTTAATCCAAATGTTATTTCTTCACCCTGTCCCTGCAAATCAATACAATTTTGGCCTAGTCTTAAAGAGTAATGCTTAATACATAAATCTTTGGTTTGTTCAATGGCTGTCTTAAAGTTTTAGTCTACAACTTTTCATAATTACAGTGCTACCTTACTTTTGAACAGTAGTTATAACTTTCATATACATTATCTCTATGTACTAACCATAACAACACTATGATGATTTGCATTTTCTAGGCaagaaaattgaggttcagaatatttttaaaaacctgaccaAGATCCCATGATCACTgtatggcagagctgggattcagtcATAGTCTTTCCAATGCCAAATTCAAGGTCTTGCCTTTAGCATGTTGCTTCCCCTAGATAGCCTAGTTTCCTGTCTTTCTTTAGCATTGACCCAGGTCTAGTCCGGAGAAGCCCACTGGGCCCTCTTGGATGTGAATGGATATCTCCAAGGCCAATCCAAAATGAGCTCAAAAGGGAACTGGGGAAGGCAGATAAGAAAATAATAGGGAAAGATAAGAAATTTAGTTATTTGCCAGATATCTATCATGTAAGTGAATATTGTTATCTTTATACTTCTGAatcttaaaaatgtagaaaaactgGGACTTTTGTGGTACCATTAAATGACCAATTGTTAGGTACATGTAAAGTAGACCCTTGTGATTTGGTAAACTCCTTCCTATCATGCTTATTCCTACTTTAATAAACTGGAGTATAGTTACTTGGTAAGAGCGACACAGGGCCAGAACTACCTtaggtggaggtggaggtagaGGCAGGTAAGAATCAACCTAAAATGTTCATGTACTGTTAgagtataataaagaaataaaaatctaggaAAAAGTTTCATCTAAGCACTTTTTCAACTCAAGAGTGTTGGCTGACTatagttttctgttctgttttttgtttttgttttttgtactgACAAATTTGGCAAAACAAGGTAGGTGAGGCCTAGAAAACAAGTTACTTGGTTTTCATACGCCACAGAAATTTCCAGAAGTCAAGCTAAAGAACAGACTAACAATGAAAAATTAACATCCCTTTCTTTTAGGCAACCAATGAAACACAGATGTGCTACGCCTCACTTGATCACAGCGTTAAGGGGAAGCGTAGAAAGCCCAGGAAACAGAATACTCATTTCTCAGACAAGGTTGGAGATGAGCAACTACATGCAATAGATGCCAGCGTTTCTAAGACCACCTTAGTAGACAGTTTCTCCCCAGAAAGCCAGGCAGTAGAGGAAAACATTCATGATGATCCCATCAGACTCTTTGGATTGATCCGTGCTAAGAGAGAACCTATAAACTAGCTGGACCATGATCTAGTTCAATGATTTGGCTCCTATTGAAGATGGCTTCTAAGAAAACAAGATGCGCAGAGGACACAGAAGGACTTGGCAGCAGGGTGATGACCTGATCATTTGTTGACGGGATGGTGGCTTACCTCTTATTCACAGCTTACACTTATGCATGCCAAATGTAAGGCCATGAAAATCAGtatttcaaataacttaaaaaatgctttactactaaaatgtaaaaaattaatgTGCTCACctcggcagcacatatactaaaaattaATAAGACCCAGCTTGAAAATTGAGCCTGATAACAAGATTACAAATTCACAATACCTAATACTTagggaaatataaaaatttaagcaTGAATGTATTCTGGAAcacattagaagaaaaataaaagccaatgagtttttttttaattctcctttCTCACCAATGGGCAATAGCCcataattgaaataaatttctgattGAAAGGTATAGGAAACATTAAAATGCATTACTAAGAGaagtaatataattttcttaCAAAGTATTTTTCCCAAAGATAGCTTTACTATTTCAGAAATTGTCAAATTAATGCATGCTCCTTACAAcaaacaaatatcaaaaagagTTTAGGAATTCTACTAGCCAGAGATAATCACTTGGAGAAACTTTCTATATAtccttctaaatatttttctggGCATGCTTATGTATGTACAtcagttgtttctttttatttttaaccaaaaaTGTGGTTTCTTTTGTACACATTACTTAAACTTTCTTTCCACTCAACAATATATTGTGGATTTATTTTCACTGTTATatttaactatatataaatatgcatatattgtaATTTTAATGTCTGCTTAGCACCCCACTGATAACCAAATCAcagtttatttaaataattttaatgacttttcaaaaacaatttattGATGCAAAAAGCAAGGTTGAGATGACAATGTTTctttcaataattaaaaaatactgctTCACTGTCTTCTCTGTTTCATCAGAAACACATACTATAATACTTGTCTGTGTCCTTAAGTGTGATACACGTTATTTTTCTGATTGTTAAGACTTTCCTTATTACTGGTTctaatttgattataatatgcCAAGGTATGGTTATTTTTCAAGTGTCTTGTGTTTGGAATTTGTGGAGCTTCTTAgatctatgtatttatattttcatcaaatttgggtgGAGGGAAATgaccaatatttttttttctgtgaccctCCGCATTTTCAAGTTTTTCAATTACTTGCAAATGGTCCCACATTTCacttatctgtttattttatttcattcttttttgtatttcattttggatagtttttCTTGCTACATCTTCAAGTtcatgaatcttttttttctaaatgatctAATCTGCCATAATCCTAGACAGGACTTAGATaacttagtttttatttctataaatttagtTTGGGTCTTTTGTCCCCCATATTTCATGTCTCTAACATACTTAATCTCTCATCTAACATCTTCAACCTATGGATACAGTTGTAACAACTGTTTTAATGCTTCTTAAAATCTACTAATTCTGTTATCTGTCATTCTGAGTGAGTTTcaagtg
Protein-coding sequences here:
- the LOC100990994 gene encoding T-cell receptor-associated transmembrane adapter 1, whose product is MSGISGCPFFLWGLLALLGLALVISLIFNISHYVEKQRQDKMYSYSSDHTRVDEYYIEDTPIYGNLDDMISEPMDENCYEQMKARPEKSVNKMQEATPSAQATNETQMCYASLDHSVKGKRRKPRKQNTHFSDKVGDEQLHAIDASVSKTTLVDSFSPESQAVEENIHDDPIRLFGLIRAKREPIN